One Gloeothece verrucosa PCC 7822 DNA window includes the following coding sequences:
- a CDS encoding 2Fe-2S iron-sulfur cluster-binding protein yields MNYKVKLVNEAQKLNTTISVSDKEYILDAAERQGIELPVACRAGACVTCTARVVQGKVEQDHHFLKPHEMNAGFILTCRAFPRSDCVILTGQEDALLDL; encoded by the coding sequence ATGAATTACAAAGTTAAACTCGTTAATGAAGCCCAAAAACTCAATACTACCATTAGCGTTTCTGATAAGGAATATATTCTCGATGCGGCTGAACGGCAAGGAATTGAGTTACCGGTTGCCTGCCGTGCTGGTGCTTGTGTGACTTGTACCGCCCGAGTCGTACAAGGTAAAGTCGAACAAGACCATCATTTCTTAAAACCCCATGAAATGAATGCCGGTTTCATCTTGACTTGTAGAGCTTTTCCTCGCTCTGATTGTGTCATCCTGACTGGTCAAGAAGATGCTTTATTGGATCTTTAA
- a CDS encoding methyl-accepting chemotaxis protein, whose translation MRTFKSESIPDNPNNESTQPVQKLFPEPEPLTLNSQNPFQKFTKRSIKNRATLVAIIISTLPVLATGGIAYFFASQSITEKIVTEKQARVSLFQGTVNLFMRERFGDIQVMAGLDIFTDPERRASTDLQAKTEALILFQKTYKVYESIAVFDLKGDLIAQTPGELLKNHLSRPYIQAAIKANGPVISQPIMSVHKHPILCVYTASVIKDSVTGKPVGYIRARIPIKNLEDIIKTTNFQDSQYYLIDSSGQVFLGPERIYTVESLSNGQAGTNANAQYKPVGADTLFPGIKQLQTAKGDIGYKILKNTKTNEKQVVVLAHNSKLGGFPSLNWSYVLATDEGVALASVRKLLMIILIGTGFTAVIVGYVATLLVNRVIRPIQQAATAVQKIGQGELDTRLPIAGEDEIAVLGSNINLMASQIQTLINEQEESLKEQLAAQAEMNKQVEFAEQERQQKEAIQLELLQLLSDIETVSEGDLTVRAEISAGQIGIVADFFNAIIENLRDLVTQVKQTTTQVNLALGNDETAIQELSDQSRKQAKKIQRMLDFVEEMATSIQKVALNAQSAAQFARQASSSAHSGEIAMDQTVDTILKLRSTVSETAKKVKRLGEASQQIAKVISLINEIALKTNLLAVNASIEAARAGEEGRGFAVVAEEVGQLAAQSAMATKEIEQIVSTIQKDTLEVVEAMELGTSQVVEGTSKVEQAKQSLETIVNESLRIDELVQTISEATVSQAKTSEMVTKLMEEIAKVSESTSESSEQVSNSLQETVKIAHQLQASVETFKVNNQ comes from the coding sequence ATGAGAACATTTAAGTCTGAATCGATTCCAGACAATCCCAATAATGAATCAACACAGCCTGTTCAAAAGTTATTCCCTGAACCGGAACCATTAACGTTAAATTCTCAAAATCCCTTTCAAAAATTTACTAAACGTAGTATTAAAAATCGCGCTACTCTTGTGGCTATTATTATTAGTACCTTACCGGTACTCGCTACTGGAGGTATTGCTTATTTTTTCGCCAGTCAATCAATCACTGAGAAAATCGTCACAGAAAAACAAGCTAGAGTTAGCCTTTTTCAAGGGACAGTTAACCTCTTCATGCGAGAACGTTTTGGCGATATTCAGGTTATGGCTGGTTTAGATATTTTTACTGATCCAGAGCGGCGGGCTTCTACTGACCTTCAAGCCAAAACCGAGGCTCTTATCCTCTTTCAAAAAACTTATAAAGTTTATGAAAGTATTGCCGTTTTTGATCTTAAAGGAGATCTTATTGCACAAACACCCGGAGAACTCCTCAAAAATCACTTGAGTAGACCTTATATTCAAGCGGCAATTAAAGCTAATGGTCCGGTTATTAGTCAACCTATAATGTCCGTCCATAAACATCCAATATTGTGCGTCTATACCGCCTCTGTGATTAAAGATTCAGTTACGGGTAAACCAGTGGGTTATATTCGCGCTCGAATTCCCATTAAAAACTTAGAGGATATTATTAAAACAACAAACTTTCAAGATAGCCAATATTATCTCATTGATTCATCAGGGCAAGTGTTTCTTGGACCTGAACGAATTTATACTGTTGAAAGTCTCTCCAATGGCCAAGCAGGAACTAATGCCAATGCTCAATATAAACCGGTAGGAGCAGACACTCTTTTTCCTGGAATCAAACAGTTGCAAACTGCAAAAGGTGATATTGGCTATAAAATTCTTAAAAATACGAAAACCAATGAAAAACAGGTGGTGGTTCTTGCCCATAATAGCAAATTAGGAGGATTTCCCTCCCTCAATTGGAGTTATGTTTTGGCAACAGATGAGGGAGTCGCTTTAGCTTCGGTGCGGAAACTTTTAATGATTATCCTCATCGGCACGGGCTTTACGGCTGTCATTGTAGGCTATGTGGCAACCCTCCTGGTTAACCGAGTCATTCGTCCCATTCAACAAGCCGCTACGGCGGTTCAAAAAATTGGTCAAGGAGAGTTGGATACTCGCTTGCCCATTGCCGGTGAGGATGAAATCGCCGTTTTAGGCTCCAATATTAACTTGATGGCTAGTCAGATTCAAACTCTCATCAACGAGCAAGAAGAATCACTCAAAGAACAATTAGCCGCTCAAGCTGAAATGAATAAACAAGTCGAATTTGCTGAACAAGAGCGTCAACAAAAAGAAGCGATTCAACTAGAATTGCTACAATTGCTCAGTGATATCGAAACCGTATCCGAAGGAGATTTGACGGTACGGGCTGAAATTTCCGCCGGACAAATTGGCATTGTAGCAGACTTTTTTAATGCTATTATCGAAAACTTACGAGATTTAGTCACTCAAGTTAAGCAAACCACTACTCAGGTGAACTTAGCTTTAGGAAATGATGAAACCGCGATTCAAGAACTCTCCGATCAATCTCGCAAACAAGCTAAGAAAATTCAGCGAATGCTTGATTTTGTTGAAGAAATGGCTACATCAATTCAAAAAGTCGCCCTTAATGCCCAATCTGCTGCACAGTTCGCTCGGCAAGCCTCTTCAAGTGCCCATAGTGGCGAAATCGCGATGGATCAGACGGTAGATACCATTCTCAAACTCCGCTCGACTGTATCAGAAACAGCGAAAAAAGTCAAGCGATTAGGCGAAGCTTCTCAACAAATTGCTAAGGTAATTTCTTTAATTAATGAGATTGCCCTCAAGACCAATTTATTAGCCGTGAATGCTTCCATCGAAGCGGCAAGAGCCGGAGAAGAAGGGCGAGGCTTTGCGGTGGTTGCTGAAGAAGTGGGACAATTAGCGGCTCAGTCGGCCATGGCGACCAAAGAAATAGAACAAATCGTCTCAACCATTCAAAAAGATACCCTTGAAGTAGTAGAAGCAATGGAATTAGGCACATCTCAAGTAGTGGAAGGCACAAGCAAAGTCGAACAAGCCAAACAAAGTTTAGAAACCATTGTTAATGAATCATTGAGAATTGACGAATTAGTACAAACTATCTCTGAGGCAACCGTTTCTCAAGCCAAAACTTCAGAAATGGTGACAAAATTGATGGAAGAAATTGCTAAAGTATCTGAAAGCACTTCTGAGTCCTCAGAACAGGTTTCTAATTCTTTACAAGAGACCGTAAAAATTGCTCATCAACTACAAGCTTCTGTGGAAACATTTAAAGTTAACAATCAATAA
- a CDS encoding chemotaxis protein CheW, which produces MTTVKSPLTTKFEQRQHLQAYLRLQLTTDTQVLLPMKQMQEVLVVPKERITPIPNMPDCVVGLLNQRNRVFWIIDLSRLLELNYLNLDIQEYYIAIVRVGNVSLGLVVQQVQGVFRISLDAIQSPLSTVPFGITPYLRGCVIHPQEGILLVLEPSAILNSPVFNG; this is translated from the coding sequence ATGACCACTGTTAAGAGTCCCTTGACAACTAAATTTGAGCAACGACAACATCTACAAGCCTATCTTAGGCTACAACTGACCACAGATACTCAAGTGCTGCTTCCGATGAAACAGATGCAAGAGGTGTTAGTTGTCCCGAAAGAACGCATCACTCCTATTCCTAATATGCCTGATTGTGTCGTTGGCTTACTAAACCAACGAAATCGAGTGTTTTGGATTATTGATCTGTCTCGACTGTTAGAGTTGAACTACCTTAACCTGGACATTCAAGAATACTACATCGCGATTGTCAGAGTCGGCAATGTTTCTTTGGGTTTAGTGGTGCAGCAAGTTCAAGGAGTATTCCGCATCTCCCTTGATGCGATTCAATCTCCCCTAAGTACAGTTCCATTCGGAATCACTCCCTATTTAAGAGGATGCGTCATACATCCTCAAGAAGGAATTTTATTGGTTTTAGAACCTTCGGCTATCTTAAATTCCCCCGTTTTCAATGGCTAA
- a CDS encoding response regulator — translation MMTTVLVVEDTLSEQELISLYLRKAGYTVITANDGKEAIEKTLAQKPDVIVTDVVMPNMNGFELCRSIKKNPQTQKLPVIACTSKTQDLDRLWGMKQGIDVYVTKPFTPEELIRAVKSVAG, via the coding sequence ATGATGACGACTGTTTTAGTGGTTGAAGACACCCTTTCAGAACAAGAATTAATCAGTCTGTATCTGCGAAAGGCAGGCTACACAGTGATTACTGCTAACGATGGCAAAGAAGCGATCGAAAAAACCCTCGCTCAAAAACCCGATGTGATCGTCACTGATGTCGTTATGCCCAATATGAACGGCTTTGAACTATGTCGTAGTATCAAAAAAAATCCCCAAACTCAAAAATTACCCGTGATCGCTTGTACTTCAAAAACGCAAGACCTTGATCGCCTTTGGGGAATGAAACAAGGCATAGATGTATATGTTACTAAACCGTTTACCCCAGAAGAACTCATTCGAGCCGTTAAATCAGTTGCCGGTTAA
- a CDS encoding ABC transporter ATP-binding protein, with amino-acid sequence MDAVRDFSTPPQETGRTPVVQTWHLRKVYRTGFWLNQLIESLKGCDLSVYQGETFGLLGPNGAGKTTLLKTLLGIVRPTSGRAVLLGRPIGDISVKKRIGYLPENAYYYDFLTGWEFLELIANVFEIPRSVQKKRIPQLLELVGLAQSAAKKKQMRQYSKGMQQRIGMAQALINDPELVFLDEPMSGLDPMGRYQVREIILSLQKQGKTIFFNSHILSDVEQICDRIAILARGEIICMGSLEDILGRADVYQVVLKGGEEEKLHEWISGLTWENEYWHGQLQGDPKQFVLALESMDAQLISLNLARASLEEFFIRQLKEKGITSSQ; translated from the coding sequence ATGGATGCTGTTAGAGATTTTTCAACGCCACCTCAAGAAACTGGACGAACGCCAGTGGTACAAACTTGGCACTTGAGAAAAGTCTATCGTACCGGTTTCTGGCTCAATCAATTGATAGAATCTCTTAAAGGATGTGACTTGAGTGTCTATCAAGGAGAAACCTTTGGGTTACTCGGGCCCAATGGAGCCGGAAAAACAACCCTTTTAAAAACCCTTTTAGGGATCGTTCGTCCTACCAGTGGCAGAGCGGTATTATTAGGACGGCCCATCGGAGATATTTCAGTCAAAAAACGAATAGGTTATTTACCAGAAAACGCTTATTATTATGACTTTCTTACCGGTTGGGAATTTTTGGAATTGATCGCCAATGTGTTCGAAATTCCCCGCTCGGTACAAAAAAAACGCATTCCCCAACTGTTAGAGTTAGTAGGATTAGCCCAGTCTGCCGCCAAAAAAAAGCAAATGCGGCAATATTCCAAAGGAATGCAACAAAGAATTGGCATGGCGCAAGCACTAATTAATGACCCAGAATTAGTATTTCTCGATGAACCCATGTCTGGACTTGATCCGATGGGACGTTACCAAGTGCGAGAAATAATCCTTTCCCTACAAAAACAGGGAAAAACCATCTTTTTTAATTCCCATATCCTCTCTGATGTCGAACAAATATGTGATCGCATCGCCATTTTAGCCCGAGGAGAAATCATTTGTATGGGTTCTCTCGAGGACATCCTCGGACGAGCAGATGTTTATCAAGTGGTGCTTAAGGGAGGAGAAGAAGAAAAATTACATGAGTGGATTAGCGGCTTAACCTGGGAAAATGAATACTGGCATGGTCAACTCCAAGGAGATCCCAAGCAGTTTGTACTAGCCTTAGAGAGTATGGACGCTCAATTAATTAGTTTAAACTTAGCCCGCGCCTCTCTTGAAGAATTTTTTATCCGACAGCTTAAAGAAAAAGGAATAACCTCCAGTCAATAA
- the petE gene encoding plastocyanin, whose protein sequence is MSKKLGVLLSTVILVIACFFVTVTPALAETYTVKMGSDNGALKFQPEKLTIKAGDTVKWVNNKLSPHNAVFDSAKVPGDVSATKISHKALVFAPGESFTTTFDQPGTYTYYCEPHRGAGMVGTITVE, encoded by the coding sequence ATGTCAAAAAAACTTGGTGTCTTGCTTTCAACAGTAATTTTAGTGATCGCTTGCTTCTTCGTAACCGTCACTCCTGCATTAGCAGAAACCTACACCGTTAAAATGGGATCAGATAACGGGGCACTCAAATTCCAGCCAGAAAAGTTAACCATCAAGGCCGGTGATACCGTTAAATGGGTCAACAATAAACTGTCTCCTCATAATGCAGTTTTCGATTCAGCTAAAGTACCTGGTGACGTATCAGCCACGAAAATTTCTCACAAAGCTTTAGTTTTTGCCCCTGGAGAGTCTTTTACAACCACCTTTGACCAACCTGGGACTTATACTTACTATTGTGAACCCCACCGAGGCGCTGGTATGGTAGGAACCATTACCGTTGAATAA
- the sbcC gene encoding exonuclease subunit SbcC — translation MIPLQLTLKNFLSYREASLDFRGLHTACVCGANGAGKSSLLEGITWAIWGESRANTEDDVIHTGAENVRVDFEFICNNQQYRIIRTRQRGKGGSLDFQIASSNGFRSLNAKGLRSTQDLITSSLKLDYDTFVNSAYLRQGRADEFMQRRPNERKQILADLLKLEQYEELANQAKDLSKLYKGQMQQLEESQDRLKEKLQQKETLITQKKGVVQEIELLQKAQTQAQERLKQLQAVQHQRQNWQQQLSWQKNQYENIGQESKRLKIEQSEVENKLAELKKNLSQEEEINLKYQQFMSLQQKEESLSAKFPTYQNLQQQKQKLEQEIFKHTNELKLQLQKNISRLENLQQQEQEVQQIVSNSAEVETALEKLQECRQRLSELDQLQHQVAPLLQRRYTLTREIEGRKARLTAKLEQLQEEQVKLFIEIDKVPEVRQEVLTVDSQIQELEKKQVYQQRVKEKGTERKARKKQLEDSQVIIEKQIQDLAKKLDLLVIPEATCPLCEQELDEHHRDHVIAKTQTQQREMQEQIWQIKESIAVCERELQCLRSEYSQLTEELIAYSSLQQYFGQLEAQLEASGDIKIKLTKIRSEILEIEAALSSGDYAPEGQNELKYLEEELKNLNYEEQTHAIVRAEEKRWRWAEIKQAKLEEANRRQVKINEEKPNLLERIYFLETELEELQKSSDIQKQIEAVEQSLEELSYDAIVHQNLRATIRQEQKAQFHYQQLQEAKQQYPQWQEKLKAVEQRLKFQQDNAATIQQQIDQTLMQIESLEDYAEVIEELELTIQNNREKLDDLLAKKGSFEQSLQQIESLKQEYIDNQQQLKEYKKQCRVYKELAQAFGKNGIQALMIENVLPQLEAETNQILSRLTGNQLHVQFLTQKSSKTNRQKAAAKLIDTLDIVIADARGTRSYETYSGGEAFRINFSIRLALAKLLAQRAGTSLQMLIVDEGFGTQDVEGCDRLIAAINTIASEFACILTVTHMPQFKEAFQHRIEVRKTNEGSQLILSH, via the coding sequence ATGATACCGTTACAACTGACGTTAAAAAATTTTCTCAGCTATCGGGAAGCCTCACTAGATTTTCGGGGACTACATACCGCTTGTGTGTGCGGCGCAAATGGTGCTGGTAAATCCTCTTTACTAGAGGGGATTACTTGGGCAATTTGGGGAGAAAGTCGGGCGAATACTGAAGATGATGTCATCCATACAGGGGCGGAAAATGTGCGGGTGGACTTTGAATTTATTTGTAATAATCAACAGTATCGAATTATCCGCACTCGCCAACGGGGAAAAGGAGGTTCTCTAGATTTTCAAATCGCCAGTAGTAATGGATTTAGAAGTTTAAATGCCAAAGGATTAAGATCGACACAAGACTTAATTACTAGCTCTTTAAAATTAGACTATGATACTTTTGTGAATTCGGCTTATTTACGTCAAGGTCGAGCGGATGAATTTATGCAGCGCCGCCCCAATGAACGTAAACAAATTTTAGCGGATTTGTTGAAGTTAGAACAGTATGAAGAATTAGCCAATCAAGCTAAAGATCTCTCAAAACTGTACAAAGGTCAAATGCAACAGTTAGAAGAGAGTCAAGATAGACTAAAAGAAAAACTGCAACAAAAAGAGACGCTCATCACGCAAAAAAAAGGGGTAGTTCAAGAGATTGAACTCCTACAAAAAGCCCAAACTCAAGCTCAAGAAAGGCTTAAACAGCTTCAAGCTGTGCAACATCAACGCCAAAATTGGCAACAACAATTAAGTTGGCAAAAGAATCAATATGAGAACATTGGTCAAGAAAGTAAACGCTTAAAAATAGAGCAATCTGAAGTAGAAAATAAACTCGCTGAATTGAAAAAAAATCTTAGCCAAGAAGAAGAGATTAATTTAAAATATCAACAGTTTATGAGCTTACAACAGAAAGAAGAAAGTCTCTCGGCTAAATTTCCCACTTACCAAAATTTACAACAACAAAAACAAAAGCTAGAACAAGAGATTTTCAAGCATACAAATGAATTAAAATTACAACTTCAAAAAAACATCAGCCGCTTAGAAAATCTGCAACAACAAGAACAAGAAGTACAGCAAATAGTGAGTAACTCAGCCGAAGTGGAAACGGCTTTAGAAAAATTACAAGAATGTCGTCAACGTCTGAGTGAATTAGATCAACTTCAACATCAAGTCGCCCCACTTTTACAAAGACGTTACACCCTAACCCGAGAAATTGAAGGGAGAAAAGCGCGTTTAACAGCCAAACTAGAACAATTACAAGAAGAACAAGTTAAGTTATTTATAGAAATAGATAAAGTTCCCGAAGTTCGACAAGAAGTCCTGACGGTAGATAGCCAAATTCAAGAATTAGAAAAAAAACAAGTTTATCAACAACGAGTTAAAGAAAAAGGCACAGAAAGAAAAGCTCGTAAAAAACAATTAGAAGACAGTCAAGTTATTATTGAAAAACAAATCCAAGACTTAGCTAAAAAACTCGATTTATTGGTGATTCCTGAAGCGACTTGTCCGCTATGTGAACAGGAACTAGATGAACATCATCGTGATCATGTGATTGCTAAAACCCAAACTCAACAACGGGAGATGCAAGAGCAAATTTGGCAAATAAAAGAATCTATTGCCGTTTGTGAGCGTGAATTACAGTGTTTAAGAAGTGAATATTCTCAGTTAACTGAAGAATTAATTGCTTATTCTTCTTTGCAACAGTATTTTGGGCAACTAGAAGCCCAATTAGAAGCAAGCGGAGATATCAAAATTAAGTTAACAAAAATTCGTTCAGAAATCCTAGAAATTGAAGCGGCTTTATCGAGTGGTGATTATGCTCCTGAAGGTCAAAATGAATTAAAATATCTTGAAGAAGAGTTAAAAAATCTGAATTATGAAGAACAAACTCATGCTATAGTTAGAGCCGAAGAAAAACGTTGGCGTTGGGCAGAGATTAAACAAGCTAAACTCGAAGAAGCTAACCGTCGTCAAGTTAAAATCAATGAGGAAAAGCCAAATTTATTAGAAAGAATTTATTTTTTAGAAACAGAATTAGAAGAGTTACAAAAAAGTTCGGATATCCAGAAACAAATAGAAGCAGTAGAACAATCTTTAGAAGAGTTGAGTTATGATGCTATTGTCCATCAAAATTTAAGAGCGACTATCCGTCAGGAACAAAAAGCGCAATTTCACTATCAACAATTACAAGAGGCTAAACAACAATATCCCCAATGGCAAGAAAAGCTTAAGGCAGTAGAACAAAGATTAAAGTTTCAACAGGATAATGCAGCCACAATTCAACAGCAAATTGATCAGACACTCATGCAGATAGAAAGTCTTGAGGATTATGCAGAAGTGATTGAAGAATTAGAGCTAACGATTCAAAATAATCGAGAAAAACTTGATGATTTATTAGCAAAAAAAGGGAGCTTTGAGCAATCTTTACAGCAAATTGAAAGTCTTAAACAAGAATATATTGATAATCAGCAACAGCTAAAAGAGTATAAGAAACAATGTAGAGTTTATAAAGAATTAGCTCAAGCTTTTGGGAAAAATGGAATTCAAGCCTTAATGATAGAAAATGTTTTACCTCAATTAGAGGCGGAAACTAATCAAATTTTATCTCGCTTGACGGGGAATCAATTACATGTTCAATTTTTGACTCAAAAATCTAGTAAAACGAATCGCCAAAAAGCGGCGGCTAAGTTAATTGATACTCTCGATATTGTAATTGCGGATGCGAGGGGAACTCGTTCTTATGAAACTTATTCGGGAGGTGAGGCTTTTCGGATTAATTTTTCGATTCGTTTAGCTTTGGCAAAATTATTAGCCCAAAGAGCGGGGACTTCTTTACAAATGTTAATAGTAGATGAAGGGTTTGGCACTCAGGATGTAGAGGGGTGTGATCGTTTAATAGCGGCTATTAATACTATTGCTTCTGAGTTTGCTTGTATTTTGACTGTTACTCATATGCCGCAATTTAAAGAGGCGTTTCAACATCGGATCGAAGTTCGCAAAACTAATGAGGGTTCTCAATTGATTTTGTCTCATTAG
- the leuC gene encoding 3-isopropylmalate dehydratase large subunit has translation MSTGTLFDKVWDLHTVRILPSGQTQLFIGLHLIHEVTSPQAFAMLRDRKLKVLFPDRTVATVDHIVPTENQHRPFVDDLAEEMMRAIETNAKDNNIPFYNIGSGNQGIVHVIAPEQGLTQPGMTIACGDSHTSTHGAFGAIAFGIGTSQVRDVLATQTLALSKLKVRKIEVNGTLPPGVYAKDVVLHIIRKLGVKGGVGYAYEYAGTTFEAMSMEERMTVCNMAIEGGARCGYINPDEVTFEYLKGRDFSPKGQDWDKAVEWWKSIRSDANAQYDDVVVFDAGEIEPTVTWGITPGQGIGVTEVVPTPESLPEGDRFIAQEAYEYMQLKPGSPIMGTPVDVCFIGSCTNGRISDLREAAKFAQGRQVASGVKAFVVPGSERVKQQAEAEGLDKIFTQAGFEWREAGCSMCLAMNPDKLVGDQISASSSNRNFKGRQGSSTGRTLLMSPAMVVAAAVNGKVSDVRQFI, from the coding sequence ATGAGTACAGGAACACTGTTTGACAAAGTTTGGGACTTACATACCGTCCGCATCTTACCATCGGGACAAACCCAACTATTTATAGGACTTCACCTCATTCATGAAGTTACCAGTCCACAAGCTTTTGCTATGCTACGGGACAGAAAACTGAAGGTATTATTCCCCGATCGCACCGTCGCCACAGTGGATCATATTGTACCCACCGAGAACCAACACCGTCCCTTTGTAGACGACCTCGCTGAAGAAATGATGCGGGCTATTGAAACTAATGCTAAAGATAATAATATCCCTTTTTATAATATCGGCTCAGGAAATCAGGGTATTGTTCATGTGATCGCCCCCGAACAAGGACTAACTCAACCCGGAATGACCATTGCTTGCGGTGACTCTCATACCTCCACTCATGGCGCTTTTGGGGCCATCGCTTTTGGCATAGGAACCTCCCAAGTGCGAGATGTCCTCGCTACCCAAACCCTAGCCCTCTCTAAACTCAAAGTCCGTAAAATTGAAGTTAACGGAACCTTACCCCCCGGAGTCTATGCCAAAGATGTCGTCCTGCACATCATCCGCAAATTAGGGGTAAAAGGCGGCGTAGGTTACGCTTATGAATATGCCGGCACTACCTTTGAGGCCATGTCGATGGAAGAACGAATGACCGTTTGTAATATGGCCATCGAAGGCGGCGCTAGATGCGGCTATATTAACCCTGATGAGGTGACTTTTGAATACCTCAAAGGCAGAGACTTTTCTCCCAAAGGCCAAGACTGGGATAAGGCCGTCGAATGGTGGAAGAGTATCCGCAGTGATGCGAATGCCCAATATGATGATGTCGTGGTGTTTGATGCCGGTGAGATCGAACCGACTGTTACTTGGGGTATTACCCCCGGTCAAGGAATAGGCGTGACTGAAGTGGTTCCTACTCCTGAAAGTTTACCAGAAGGCGATCGCTTTATTGCTCAAGAAGCTTATGAATATATGCAACTCAAACCCGGATCGCCTATTATGGGGACTCCTGTCGATGTCTGTTTTATTGGTAGTTGTACCAATGGACGCATCAGCGATCTACGAGAAGCGGCTAAATTTGCCCAAGGAAGACAGGTAGCATCAGGGGTTAAAGCATTTGTCGTTCCCGGATCGGAAAGGGTTAAACAACAAGCAGAAGCCGAAGGACTCGATAAAATTTTTACCCAAGCCGGGTTTGAATGGCGAGAAGCCGGCTGTTCCATGTGTTTAGCCATGAACCCTGATAAGTTAGTTGGCGATCAAATTAGTGCTTCTTCTTCTAACCGTAATTTTAAAGGCCGTCAGGGGTCATCAACCGGTCGCACTTTATTGATGAGTCCAGCGATGGTAGTGGCGGCGGCGGTTAATGGAAAAGTTTCTGATGTAAGGCAGTTCATTTAA
- a CDS encoding type II toxin-antitoxin system mRNA interferase toxin, RelE/StbE family produces the protein MGTKVRYQLHKHPQVETEDIPQLPPELQQDYYDLIEPALKTHPLTGGNLFDTHELKGKLKGYRALEIEFNTIAYRLVYRVYDKPTPRRVEIISIGEHDPAYDQAMERINK, from the coding sequence GTGGGTACAAAAGTAAGATATCAGCTACACAAACATCCACAAGTGGAAACTGAGGATATTCCTCAACTTCCACCTGAATTACAACAAGATTATTATGATTTAATTGAACCTGCACTAAAAACTCATCCTCTGACAGGGGGGAATTTATTTGATACTCACGAACTTAAAGGAAAATTAAAAGGCTATCGGGCTTTAGAGATCGAGTTTAACACCATAGCTTATCGGTTAGTTTATCGGGTTTATGACAAACCAACCCCTAGACGAGTGGAAATTATCAGTATTGGAGAACATGATCCAGCTTACGATCAAGCAATGGAAAGAATAAATAAATAA
- a CDS encoding CBS domain-containing protein, producing MTDDNFLFYPASVEVNAGMIGISRSSWVSLNPHDFTDEESFKQKALEIMKENRFDILPIDEGNNFIVKEYFQKLDHWQDIARQKIYHKDTVTAQTHILDVLEKMVINKRNFVFLIHQNKVSGLISKVHFNSRSVKVYIYSLLSEFETRLARLIRKTIDQKVILEFLENCTNLEDENCRRLKEAKIRYLADREKDYENNITEYMYLSDFLKIAKTYELYKYLNYDSKKQFEKLNSLNDLRNRIMHPERALISPEHPLEKLWERLDKLQEVLFQIRQLKF from the coding sequence ATGACTGATGATAATTTTCTGTTTTATCCGGCTTCGGTTGAGGTCAATGCTGGCATGATTGGAATTAGCCGCTCATCTTGGGTATCGCTCAATCCTCATGATTTTACGGATGAAGAAAGTTTCAAACAAAAGGCTTTAGAAATCATGAAAGAAAATCGCTTTGATATTTTGCCCATTGATGAAGGTAATAATTTTATTGTTAAAGAGTATTTTCAGAAGCTTGACCATTGGCAAGATATAGCCCGCCAGAAAATTTATCATAAAGATACTGTTACCGCTCAAACTCATATTCTGGATGTTCTTGAAAAAATGGTGATCAATAAACGAAATTTTGTTTTTTTAATTCATCAAAATAAGGTATCAGGATTAATTTCTAAAGTTCATTTTAATTCTCGCAGTGTAAAAGTTTATATTTATTCGCTTTTGTCAGAGTTTGAGACTCGTCTAGCCAGATTAATTAGAAAAACCATAGACCAAAAAGTGATTTTAGAATTTTTAGAGAATTGTACTAATTTAGAAGATGAAAATTGTAGAAGATTAAAAGAAGCTAAAATAAGATATTTAGCCGACCGAGAAAAAGATTATGAGAATAACATCACTGAATATATGTATTTATCGGATTTTTTAAAAATCGCTAAAACTTATGAGCTTTATAAATATCTTAACTATGATAGTAAAAAACAGTTTGAAAAGCTTAACTCGCTCAATGATTTAAGAAATCGAATTATGCACCCTGAACGGGCATTAATTAGTCCGGAACATCCTTTAGAAAAATTATGGGAAAGATTAGATAAGTTACAAGAGGTTTTATTTCAAATTCGACAACTGAAATTTTAG